The following coding sequences are from one Oncorhynchus clarkii lewisi isolate Uvic-CL-2024 chromosome 20, UVic_Ocla_1.0, whole genome shotgun sequence window:
- the LOC139376903 gene encoding SMC5-SMC6 complex localization factor protein 2-like isoform X3: MKPSQPPGHLSNPKTYPLPKTRAKPAPGLPPPHLPGVHHRASRVGVGGEAKDGPANFTNTLIRKTQHSHSPVTPDPYRGKNFNTWGGMGRDNPLSPSSLPPCRVSAPSRRRDYGVVLREDMNKKLKSRGSLDHRGATPSNKQFTPGGTRSMSLKRLRHPDLEERNEGRGEDMANKRLHPEDYIPDPISTCYPPDGTASSKMSTRPNPSYLKKVFMKNNLSSSPTLRLKESLTPKKTEEGMVRDRSNFPTYPLSTPKPARKRCTGHGKTPCCNNVRENGNPQAGYRGMNHQSGNPANLPVTILSRGECSRAKETRERESGGREPTVHPDGRTPKPDSKSQSSELSCPSSRCHHALEKKRHVSRPRRTSALPDDLNDLFTPDPITSSLSRAAMTFSPSPQRGDRSPSVHNKVPLSVVLATVSDASMRPGSPYVTSPREIPPKSCSQRIPCPKISSCTDTATDPCKLLLDPKIYSSFVRLELSRNDLTKLETGLYRAITSTVSSSGKPSSPKDVASGLKTRSSGIASAELVSTMNEDENAYLKTESSILKTIPLSASAKSSSSWKDKSFSMETADLKTSPFSTLDQHGQGKKGEERKGGDQKVHKSLSFLKEGEQRSNKNNSRKSLEGDPVDVELSLGLDLSLGLELALSQTSSSSDEDQLPSLQQILDRTAWPPDTPEKGTIPAPSIPVGLPHHSQPPSSSKATSYRNNLDEMLKEKEGIQRSKEMEAKLHLSCKEKLLRLAEEEEEENIEEAISQQQKDFLQRFSVLSSAIQDLHPGEAVFNLDNFERLFSQHTLQLRRCNVTPCDTTQKTILCSSPDQFRTQVSSQLFQRAYCSSPCPPQVTRWLFQMMSVHSDRLTCHQVLKALKDIACSAAEHMVLNKSERFEVWVPSIGDMTLVFMNMGVPFVALFPLDNLQPPFTEGDLIEGLQISTVSLSSKKEIRAFPEHNFDNVVKYMCHCTSLCPRVYSDGELLLLLTVVSRVGLDTQLALQPTEHLRSLLHNLVNSIRDLDIMLPRICMSLIALTEDHHNLRWLVELLPDSMRGKQLRRHLSVSAISKLLNNRCTYIPSNTEFQLSDLRPYLSQMRPSSLLRGLATSCYRRSHHPHREREEEEDCASLDQQAYYLCYSLLALANEATNFEFFPSEQKKQLLLLSAELEKHIKSDIRESEKMLYRSRVKDLVARIYTKWHALVQRTRPLQDKLYDFWQPPPEDAVSSSQESQHSHRESDGEEEREGDRVMEVEGEEDEGDEVRIAVKTLAMEDESDEKEKTPEKLLVMEEAEEEKDIQGEEEDTFLKMEEMVELTLEDSDEEPDMEDMVAERTEVELRVTEKREAPVEERREEQTEGRD, from the exons ATGAAACCCTCTCAGCCCCCCGGACACCTGTCCAACCCCAAAACTTACCCCCTGCCCAAAACCAGGGCGAAGCCCGCTCCTGGCCTTCCTCCTCCCCACCTGCCAGGGGTACACCACCGAGCCTCCCGGGTTGGAGTTGGGGGTGAAGCCAAGGATGGCCCGGCTAACTTTACAAACACCCTAATCAGGAAAACCCAGCATTCCCACAGCCctgtgacccctgacccctatagGGGCAAGAACTTTAACACTTGGGGTGGTATGGGAAGGGACAACCCACTGtcgccctcctcccttcccccatgCAGAGTCAGTGCCCCCAGCAGAAGGAGGGACTATGGAGTGGTGCTGAGGGAAGACATGAACAAGAAACTCAAG AGTCGTGGTTCCCTGGACCACAGAGGAGCCACTCCCTCTAACAAGCAGTTCACTCCAG GAGGCACCAGATCCATGTCTCTGAAGAGACTCAGACACCCAGACTTGGAGGAGAGAAacgaaggaagaggagaggacatggctaATAAGAGACTTCATCCAGAGGACTATATCCCAGACCCTATCAGTACCTGTTACCCACCCGATGGAACAGCCAG TTCTAAAATGTCCACCAGGCCCAACCCATCCTACCTGAAGAAAGTCTTCATGAAGAACAATCTGAGCTCAAGTCCTACTCTAAGGTTGAAGGAGAGTCTCACCCCTAAGAAGACAGAGGAAGGGATGGTGAGAGACAGGAGTAATTTCCCGACCTATCCACTCTCCACACCCAAACCTGCGAGGAAGCGCTGCACCGGCCATGGAAAGACGCCATGCTGCAATAATGTGAGGGAGAACGGCAACCCTCAGGCCGGATACAGGGGAATGAATCACCAATCTGGCAACCCGGCCAACCTGCCAGTTACAATCCTTAGTAGAGGAGAATGTAGTAGAGCTAAAGagaccagagagcgagagagtggaggaagagaACCGACAGTTCACCCCGACGGGAGAACCCCCAAACCCGACTCAAAATCTCAGAGCTCGGAGTTGAGCTGCCCTAGTTCTCGGTGCCATCACGCATTGGAAAAGAAGCGACACGTCTCTCGCCCACGGAGAACGTCTGCCTTGCCGGATGACCTGAATGACCTTTTCACCCCTGACCCCATAACCTCTAGCCTGTCTAGAGCAGCGATGACCTTTTCTCCCAGtccccagagaggagacaggtcgCCCTCTGTACACAACAAGGTTCCTCTGTCTGTTGTGTTGGCTACTGTCAGTGATGCTAGTATGCGACCGGGGTCCCCCTATGTAACAAGCCCTAGAGAAATCCCCCCAAAATCCTGCTCACAGCGAATCCCATGTCCCAAGATCTCTTCCTGTACTGACACTGCAACGGACCCCTGTAAGCTACTCCTGGACCCCAAAATCTACTCCTCCTTTGTAAGGCTGGAGTTGAGCAGGAATGACTTGACTAAACTAGAGACCGGCTTGTACAGAGCCATCACCAGCACTGTATCTTCCTCAGGGAAGCCCTCGTCCCCTAAGGATGTCGCCTCAGGACTGAAAACAAGATCTTCTGGTATTGCTTCAGCAGAGTTGGTGTCAACTATGAATGAGGATGAGAATGCCTACCTCAAGACTGAGTCCTCCATTCTGAAAACTATCCCCCTCTCAGCCTCTGCAAAGTCCTCATCCTCATGGAAGGACAAGTCATTTAGCATGGAGACGGCAGACCTCAAAACCAGTCCCTTCTCAACCCTGGACCAACATGGACAAGGAAAGAAGggtgaagagaggaagggaggagaccAGAAGGTCCATAAGAGTTTATCGTTCCTTAAGGAAGGAGAACAAAGAAGCAACAAGAACAATTCCCGTAAGAGTCTGGAGGGGGACCCTGTGGATGTGGAGTTGAGCCTAGGCCTCGACCTTAGCCTGGGGCTAGAGTTGGCGCTATCCCAGACCAGCAGCAGCAGTGACGAGGACCAGCTGCCGTCCCTGCAGCAGATCCTGGACCGTACCGCCTGGCCCCCAGACACCCCAGAAAAAGGAACCATCCCTGCACCCAGCATCCCCGTTGGGCTCCCACACCACAGCCAACCA CCATCTTCATCTAAAGCCACCAGTTACAGGAACAACCTGGATGAGATGCTGAAGGAAAAGGAGGGCATTCAAAG GTCTAAGGAGATGGAAGCCAAGCTGCATCTCTCCTGTAAGGAGAAACTGCTGAGATtggctgaggaagaggaggaggagaacattgAGGAGGCTATCTCGCAGCAGCAAAA GGATTTCCTGCAGCGTTTCTCGGTGTTGTCTAGTGCCATCCAGGACCTGCACCCCGGGGAAGCGGTGTTCAACCTGGACAACTTTGAGCGTCTCTTCAGCCAACACACACTGCAGCTGAGACGCTGTAACGTCACCCCGTGTGACACCACACAGAAAACAATCCtatg ctCCTCTCCAGACCAGTTCAGGACCCAGGTCAGTTCCCAGCTGTTTCAGAGAGCCTACtgctcctccccctgtcctccccagGTGACCCGCTGGCTCTTCCAG aTGAtgtcagtccactcagacaggctgACCTGTCATCAGGTACTAAAGGCCCTCAAAGATATTGCCTGCTCCGCTGCTGAACACATGGTGCTGAATAAGAGTGAGAGGTTTGAGGTGTGGGTGCCCAGTATTGGAGACATGACCCTGGTCTTCATGAACATGGGGGTTCCCTTTGTCGCCCTTTTCCCCCTGGATAACCTACAACCCCCCTTCACTGAGGGAGACCTGat AGAGGGCCTCCAGATCAGCACAGTGAGCCTGTCCAGCAAGAAGGAGATCAGAGCTTTCCCTGAACACAACTTTGACAATGTCGTCAAGTACATGTGTCATTGTACGTCGTTGTGCCCGCGGGTCTACAGTGACGGAGAACTGTTGTTACTCCTGACGGTGGTGAGCAGAGTGGGCCTGGACACGCAGCTCGCCCTCCAGCCCACTGAGCACCTCCGCTCCCTACTGCACAACCTGGTCAACAGCATAAGGGACTTGGACATCATG cTACCCAGGATCTGCATGTCGCTGATTGCCCTGACTGAGGACCACCACAACCTGCGCTGGCTGGTTGAGCTCCTGCCAGACAGCATGCGCGGCAAGCAACTCAGGAGACACCTCAGTGTGTCGGCCATCTCCAAGCTGCTAAACAACAGATGCACTTACATTCCCTCCAACACAGAGTTCCAGCTGTCAGACCTGCGTCCCTACCTCTCCCAAATGCGGCCCTCCTCACTCCTCCGGGGGCTGGCCACCTCCTGCTACAGGAGGAGTCACCACCCACACAGAGagcgggaggaagaggaggactgtGCCTCCCTGGACCAGCAG GCCTACTACCTATGCTACAGCCTCCTGGCCTTGGCCAACGAAGCCACCAACTTTGAGTTCTTCCCTTCAGAGCAAAAGAAACAGTTGTTGTTGCTAAGTGCTGAGCTGGAGAAACACATCAAAAGTGACATCAGGGAGAGTGAGAAGATGCTTTACAGGAGCAGG gTGAAGGACCTTGTTGCCAGGATCTACACCAAGTGGCACGCGCTGGTCCAGAGAACCAGGCCTCTCCAG GATAAACTGTATGACTTCTGGCAGCCTCCGCCTGAGGATGCTGTGAGCAGCAGCCAGGAGAGCCAACACTCCCACAGGGAGAGCgacggggaggaagagagagagggggacagggtcATGGAGGTGGAAGGAGAAGAAGATGAGGGGGACGAGGTGAGGATTGCAGTGAAGACTTTGGCAATGGAGGATGAGAGCGATGAGAAAGAGAAGACACCAGAAAAGCTCTTAGTCATGGAGGAAGCTGAGGAAGAAAAGGACAttcagggggaggaggaagatacaTTCCTAAagatggaggagatggtggaACTTACGCTCGAGGATTCAGATGAGGAACCAGATATGGAAGACATGGTGGCAGAAAGGACAGAAGTAGAACTGAGGGTCACAGAAAAGAGGGAAGCAccggtggaggagagaagggaagaacagacggaagggagagactga